The proteins below come from a single Gordonia pseudamarae genomic window:
- a CDS encoding NADPH-dependent 2,4-dienoyl-CoA reductase, translated as MTAPTTPNPNYPKLFEPLTVGGLTLPNRIVMGSMHTGLEDRIWDTDKLGAYYAERAKGGVGLIITGGFGVSRTGLLLPFAGKITNRLDVERHRRITRAVHRADGRIAMQLIHAGRYGYTPFKVAPGKDPSPIHPFKHLRMTEPIIWHVVRSFGQAARRARQAGYDAVEIMGGEGYLINQFLCPHTNDRTDKWGGCTENRQRFLVEIIKEIRRQVPRDFPVILRQSIADFIRKGQTWDEIADMARKAEECGVDAINTDIGWHEAQVPTIVTSVPRAAFVKFTERLRDEVSIPLIASNRINTPEVAEEILERGRVDAISMARPLLADPDLPNKARDGHADEINTCIACNQACLDHAFVGKKVSCLLNPRAGRETTLTLGPTRRALRVAVVGAGPAGLSAAVSAAQRGHHVDLFEAGPSIGGQFSIAARIPGKEEFSETIRYFTRQLEVRGVTVHLNTRVSAEEIIDKHFDHVVIATGVTPRRPDIPGVDHPMVMSYADAVLGHREVGKRVAVIGAGGIGFDVTEFLTVDESPTLNLKEWEQEWGVSEDLSRPGFVTKPRPLPAVREVFLVQRKAGKQGKGLGKTSGWVHRASVAMKGVEQISGATYDRIDDAGLHLSFHDEAGNVTGTRLLEVDNVVICAGQESVRDLVDPLTVAGVRTHIVGGADVAAELDAKRAIRQGTEVAAGIG; from the coding sequence ATGACAGCCCCCACGACTCCCAACCCGAATTACCCGAAACTGTTCGAGCCCCTGACCGTCGGCGGTCTGACCCTGCCCAACCGCATCGTGATGGGGTCGATGCACACCGGGCTCGAGGACCGCATCTGGGACACCGACAAGCTCGGAGCGTACTACGCCGAACGCGCCAAAGGCGGTGTGGGCCTGATCATCACCGGAGGATTCGGGGTTTCGCGGACAGGACTGCTGCTGCCGTTCGCTGGCAAGATCACCAACCGTCTCGACGTCGAACGGCACCGCCGGATCACCCGTGCCGTACACCGGGCCGACGGCCGTATCGCGATGCAGCTCATCCACGCCGGGCGCTACGGCTACACGCCGTTCAAGGTCGCACCGGGCAAAGATCCGTCACCGATTCATCCGTTCAAACATCTGCGGATGACCGAACCCATCATCTGGCACGTCGTCCGCTCGTTCGGCCAGGCCGCCCGTCGGGCCCGGCAGGCCGGTTACGACGCCGTGGAGATCATGGGTGGCGAAGGCTATCTGATCAATCAGTTCCTGTGCCCGCACACCAACGACCGCACCGACAAGTGGGGCGGCTGCACCGAGAACCGGCAACGATTCCTCGTGGAGATAATCAAGGAGATCCGCCGTCAGGTCCCCCGCGATTTCCCAGTGATCCTGCGCCAATCCATCGCCGACTTCATCCGCAAAGGCCAAACCTGGGACGAGATCGCCGACATGGCCCGCAAAGCCGAGGAGTGCGGTGTCGACGCGATCAACACCGACATCGGCTGGCACGAGGCGCAGGTTCCCACCATCGTCACCTCGGTTCCCCGCGCGGCGTTCGTGAAGTTCACCGAGCGGCTCCGTGACGAGGTCAGCATCCCGTTGATCGCCAGCAACCGCATCAACACCCCCGAGGTGGCCGAGGAGATCCTCGAACGCGGCCGTGTCGACGCCATCTCGATGGCCCGGCCCTTGTTGGCCGACCCGGACCTGCCCAACAAGGCCCGCGACGGCCACGCCGACGAGATCAACACCTGCATCGCCTGCAATCAGGCCTGCCTCGATCATGCGTTCGTCGGCAAGAAGGTGTCGTGTCTGCTCAATCCGCGGGCCGGCCGCGAGACCACGCTGACCCTCGGCCCCACCCGGCGCGCACTGCGGGTCGCCGTGGTCGGCGCCGGACCGGCCGGGCTGTCCGCCGCCGTGTCCGCGGCCCAGCGCGGTCACCACGTGGATCTCTTCGAGGCCGGGCCGTCGATCGGTGGCCAGTTCTCCATCGCCGCCCGCATCCCCGGCAAGGAGGAGTTCAGCGAAACGATCCGCTACTTCACCCGCCAGCTTGAGGTGCGCGGGGTCACCGTGCACCTCAACACCCGGGTGAGCGCCGAGGAGATCATTGACAAGCACTTCGATCACGTCGTCATCGCCACCGGGGTCACCCCCCGTCGGCCCGATATCCCCGGCGTCGATCACCCGATGGTCATGTCGTACGCCGACGCGGTGCTCGGTCACCGTGAGGTGGGCAAACGGGTTGCGGTGATCGGCGCCGGCGGTATCGGCTTCGATGTGACCGAGTTTCTCACCGTGGACGAGTCACCCACCCTGAATCTGAAGGAATGGGAACAGGAATGGGGCGTCAGCGAGGATCTGTCCCGGCCCGGCTTCGTCACCAAACCGCGCCCGCTGCCTGCTGTCCGCGAAGTGTTTCTGGTCCAACGCAAGGCGGGTAAGCAAGGCAAGGGACTCGGCAAGACCTCGGGCTGGGTACATCGGGCGAGCGTGGCGATGAAGGGTGTCGAACAGATCTCCGGCGCCACCTACGACCGCATCGACGATGCCGGTCTGCATCTGAGCTTCCACGACGAGGCGGGCAACGTCACCGGTACCCGGTTGCTGGAGGTGGACAACGTGGTGATCTGCGCG
- a CDS encoding PadR family transcriptional regulator codes for MALEHAIMVSLAERPGTGYEIGRQFDRSIGHFWSATHQQIYRTLKKLHADGLVAFEAIAQDGRPDKKVYTLSDQGREALAEWAMSPTPVSPLRSDLGVKLRAAEFGDLATIIGELKRHRDEHVALLSLFSGFESDYYPAPADLTGRKLHQYLVLRGGIRVEQSMVEWCDEVLSALERELSQG; via the coding sequence ATGGCGCTAGAACACGCGATCATGGTGTCGTTGGCCGAACGCCCCGGCACCGGATATGAGATCGGCCGGCAGTTCGACCGGTCGATCGGTCACTTCTGGTCGGCCACCCACCAGCAGATCTATCGCACTCTCAAGAAGCTCCACGCCGACGGCTTGGTCGCCTTCGAGGCGATCGCCCAGGACGGGCGTCCGGACAAGAAGGTGTACACCCTCTCCGATCAGGGGCGCGAGGCATTGGCTGAATGGGCGATGAGCCCCACTCCCGTCTCCCCCCTGCGCAGCGACCTCGGGGTCAAACTGCGTGCCGCCGAATTCGGCGACCTCGCGACCATTATCGGGGAACTGAAACGGCACCGTGACGAGCACGTGGCGCTGCTGTCGCTGTTCTCCGGCTTCGAAAGCGACTACTACCCCGCGCCTGCGGACCTGACCGGACGCAAGCTGCACCAGTACCTGGTGCTGCGCGGCGGAATCCGCGTAGAGCAGAGCATGGTCGAGTGGTGCGACGAGGTCCTCTCCGCACTCGAACGCGAACTTTCCCAAGGCTGA
- a CDS encoding ABC transporter ATP-binding protein yields MHDDQPANSQAPTMRTLWRRLRAATAGEGRCYLGAGVLLLFSAIAETVSVFVLADIINGTLDATTFTEVAVLAAVWLAITTVSTGADYAGQMTALGVSERVVLRLRDRLFAHTQQLSVSTHRRYGVGDLVTRHSDDLDAVEHLLGSGILQLAIASVNVAGLAVVAFVMSWQVALVALAAIPGLWFASAWFGRRQTSATRAERLANSDIAVAVTTALTGHETAVAYNQQRREHADLHLRGKAWMAARLAQSRIELGFGSVLGVGEVVVTLAIAVTGAWQVRAGHLSVGELLALTGYLALLYPKMQEIADTRLSMAAAAVSAERILDILDERPDDTDLPDARPLRGDGPLGVRDVGVRDVGVRDVDVRGVTVEIRNVTLVRDHGPVLDGASLTLKPGRIVALTGPSGAGKSTLASLLCRFTSPDRGTITVSGNDIREVTARSLREHITLLPQQTALKAGSIADNIAYGRPEATRAQIVDAAVAADADGFIRALPGGYDALLTEDGLTLSGGQRRRLAIARALLREGPVLVLDEPTSGLDDVSTRRILEPLHRLTAGRTTLLITHDSAVAAIADDIVELSDGRIHQVTG; encoded by the coding sequence ATGCACGACGACCAGCCCGCCAACAGCCAGGCCCCCACCATGCGCACGCTGTGGCGGCGGCTGCGCGCCGCCACAGCGGGCGAGGGCAGGTGCTACCTCGGCGCGGGAGTGTTGCTGCTGTTCTCGGCGATCGCCGAGACGGTGTCGGTGTTCGTGCTGGCCGACATCATCAACGGCACCCTGGACGCGACCACGTTCACCGAGGTGGCGGTACTCGCCGCGGTGTGGCTCGCGATCACCACCGTGTCCACGGGTGCCGACTACGCCGGGCAGATGACCGCGCTCGGCGTGTCCGAGCGGGTGGTGCTCCGCCTACGCGACAGACTGTTCGCGCACACCCAGCAACTGTCGGTGTCCACCCATCGGCGCTACGGGGTGGGTGACCTGGTCACCCGGCACTCCGACGACCTCGACGCCGTCGAACACCTCCTCGGCTCCGGGATCCTGCAGCTGGCCATCGCCTCGGTGAACGTCGCCGGGCTCGCCGTGGTCGCGTTCGTGATGAGCTGGCAGGTCGCACTGGTGGCGCTGGCCGCCATCCCCGGACTGTGGTTCGCCTCGGCCTGGTTCGGCCGGCGGCAGACCTCGGCCACGCGCGCCGAACGTCTGGCCAACAGCGATATCGCGGTCGCGGTGACCACCGCGCTCACCGGCCACGAAACGGCCGTCGCCTACAACCAGCAGCGGCGCGAGCACGCCGACCTGCACCTGCGCGGCAAGGCCTGGATGGCCGCACGCCTGGCCCAGTCGCGGATCGAACTCGGTTTCGGGTCGGTGCTGGGGGTCGGAGAAGTCGTGGTCACCCTGGCCATCGCGGTGACCGGTGCCTGGCAGGTGCGCGCCGGACACCTCTCGGTCGGCGAGTTGCTGGCGCTGACCGGCTATCTCGCGCTGCTGTACCCGAAGATGCAGGAGATCGCGGACACGAGATTGTCGATGGCCGCCGCCGCGGTCAGCGCCGAACGCATCCTGGACATCCTCGACGAACGCCCTGACGACACCGATCTGCCCGACGCGCGGCCGCTGCGCGGGGACGGCCCCCTCGGTGTCCGGGATGTCGGTGTCCGGGATGTCGGTGTCCGGGACGTCGATGTCCGGGGTGTCACCGTCGAGATCCGGAACGTCACCCTGGTCCGCGATCACGGCCCGGTCCTGGACGGGGCGTCGCTGACGCTGAAACCTGGACGCATCGTCGCGCTGACCGGCCCGAGCGGCGCGGGCAAGTCGACGCTGGCCTCCCTGCTGTGCCGGTTCACCTCTCCCGACCGGGGAACGATCACGGTGTCGGGCAACGATATCCGTGAGGTGACGGCGCGGTCGCTGCGCGAACACATCACCCTGCTTCCCCAGCAGACCGCCCTGAAGGCCGGCTCGATCGCCGACAACATCGCCTACGGCCGACCCGAGGCGACCCGTGCGCAGATCGTCGACGCAGCGGTGGCCGCCGACGCCGACGGGTTCATCCGGGCGTTGCCCGGCGGCTACGACGCCCTGCTCACAGAGGACGGGCTGACCCTGTCGGGCGGGCAACGCCGGCGCCTGGCCATCGCACGGGCGCTACTGCGCGAGGGTCCCGTTTTGGTGCTCGACGAACCGACCTCGGGTCTGGACGATGTGTCCACGCGCCGCATTCTCGAACCACTGCATCGGCTCACGGCCGGCCGCACCACGCTGCTGATCACCCACGACAGCGCCGTCGCGGCGATCGCCGACGACATCGTAGAGCTGAGCGACGGGCGGATACACCAGGTCACGGGCTGA